The following DNA comes from Pseudophryne corroboree isolate aPseCor3 chromosome 8, aPseCor3.hap2, whole genome shotgun sequence.
cactctacgaaaaaacgacacaaaaaaaacataaaaaactcatgtcgacctttttccatgtcgaccttgttcctgtcgaccttttgtccatgtcgacctaaggtgtgtcgacctttttgttgtcgacctggagtaccAGACCCGGCTGCAACACagcccaaaattcaaataggggagccacaccaactgccaccacaaaCTGTCCAACATCACCAGCTGGGACTTAATGGCAGTTGGTTTGAATTTTGGGCTGTGTTGCAGCCCCACCTctttaactgccactggcaaggaagtccaggaatagagcattttgcacctaatggaatgggtcatgttggaaggtatgcggtATGTAATTGTTTATTGCTGAAAACAGATGTTGGATAAAAATATGCAATGTCTCAGTGCACAGCGCTCTATTCCCACTTTATCTGCTTCCTTTCTGTTTTCCGTCAACTGGGACAAATTGAAGAACAGATGACTGCAGTTACAAACTGAGCAGTAAACTATCAATAGCTGCACTCAGTTGAGCACCAGATCTATCACTATATGCTGTTGCTCGTGATAGAGCTGATCCGTGGCCTCAACATGCTACATCATTACATGGTATTATCTGTTACAGAGACTCTGGCACCTAACCTGCTCCAGCTCGCACCTGGCATAATATCATGGTGACATTTAGGGGAACATTATAGAACCGTCAGTACATTTGTGTATCCATTTGTCATCTTTGACCACTAAGTTGCAACATTTAACATTCTGCACAGCTTTCCTGTAGccagtgtcgggctggggcatgaagggcccacctgggaatgctatggtaggggcccatattttggggtgtggccagctgccacagaggcttggctaaccattagagagtgcatagtctgggccccttgataaatatatatagtaaattctgATAAtggatgcatgataatgtaccacattaataacagcattgaactatagaaaatacaccacagtaatgtgcagtataaggtaacatttataatgtataattcaagtgcacagtctgaaacctgatccctagagaaggaggtgggccccccaaagcagtggttcccaccggtggtttcccctgtacccctatgggccagtccaaccctgcctgtaGCCATATTGTATACTTGTACCTGTACTGGGTAAAATAGGATTCTGCACAGCTTTCCTGTAGCCACATTGTATACTTGTACCTGTACTGGGTAAAATAGGATTCTGCACAGCTTTCCTGTACCCACATTGTATACTTGTACCTATACTGGGTAAAATAGGATTCTGCACAGCTTTCCTGtacctacattgtatacttgtacaTGTACTGTGTATAATAGGATTCTGCACAGCTTTCCTGtacctacattgtatacttgtaccTGTACTGGGTAAAATAGGATTCTGCACAGCTTTTCTGTACCCACATTGTATACTTGTACCTGTACTGGGTAAAATAGGGTTCTGCACAGCTTTCCTGTACCCACATTGTATACTTGTACCTGTATTGGGTAAAATAGGATTCTGCACAGCTTTCCTGTACCCACATTGTATACTTGTACCTGTACTGAGTAAAATAGGATTCTGCACAGCTTTCCTGTATCCACATTGTATACGTGTACCTATACTGGGTAAAATAGGATTCTGCACAGCTTTCCTGTATCCACGTTGTATACTTgcacctgcatacctcccaacatgagcctctccaggaggggcagaatgctctgctcctggacttcccacttaatttatgattgccggaacctgtgttgaacaggttaatggataagaaaggtgtttcaccacaggtgatgcaatcataatttaagaaggaagtccaggagcagagcattctgtccctcctggagagggtcatgttgggaggtatgcacctgtACTGGGTAAAATAGGATTCTGCACAGCTTTTCTGTACCCACATTGTATACTTGTACCTGTACTGGGTAAAATAGGGTTCTGCACAGCTTTCCTGTACCCACATTGTATACTTGTACCTGTACTGGGTAAAATAGGATTCTGCACAGCTTTCCTGTATCCACATTGTATACTTGTACCTGTACTGAGTAAAATAGGATTCTACACAGCTTTCCTGTATCCACATTGTATACTTGTACCTGTACTGGGTAAAATAGGATTCTGCACAGCTTTTCTGTACCCACATTGTATACTTGTACCTGTACTGGGTAAAATAGGGTTCTGCACAGCTTTCCTGTACCCACATTGTATACTTGTACCTGTACTGGGTAAAATAGGATTCTGCACAGCTTTCCTGTATCCACATTGTATACTTGTACCTGTACTGAGTAAAATAGGATTCTACACAGCTTTCTTGTACCCACATTGTATACTTGTACCTGTACTGGGTAAAATAGGGTTCTGCACAGCTTTTCTGTACCCACATTGTATACTTGTACCTGTACTGGGTAAAATAGGATTCTGCACAGCTTTCCTGTATCCACATTGTATACTTGTACCTGTACTGAGTAAAATAGGATTCTACACAGCTTTCTTGTACCCACATTGTATACTTGTACCTGTACTGGGTAAAATAGGGTTCTGCACAGCTTTTCTGTACCCACATTGTATACTTGTACCTGTACTGGGTAAAATAGGATTCTGCACAGCTTTCCTGTATCCACATTGTATACTTGTACCTGTACTGAGTAAAATAGGATTCTACACAGCTTTCCTGTATCCACATTGTATACTTGTACCTGTACTGGGTAAAATAGGGTTCTGCACAGCTTTTCTGTACCCACATTGTATACTTGTACCTGTACTGGGTAAAATAGGGTTCTGCACAGCTTTCCTGTACCCACATTGTATACTTGTACCTGTATTGGGTAAAATAGGATTCTGCACAGCTTTCCTGTACCCACATTGTATACTTGTACCGGTATTGGGTAAAATAGGATTCTGCACAGCTTTCCTGTACCCACATTGACTACTTGTACCTGTATTGGGTAAAATAGGATTCTGCACAGCTTTCCTGTACCCACATTGTATACGTGTACCTATACTGGGTAAAATAGGATTCTGCACAGCTTTCCTGTACCCACATTGTATACTTGTACCTGTACTGGGTAAAATAGGATTCTGCACAGCTTTCCTGTACCCACATTGTATACTTGTACCTGTACTGGGTAAAATAGGTCAGGATTGAAGGCACAGGGATCTTACAGTCATAACATTGCTAAAAGGCAATTTTATGGTGTAAATTAGCAGCAGATTGGAGACACAGCAAATGCCATAGGCACCATTAAGCTCAGTGGGAATTCCCTGACAAACCCCGCAGCAAACTGAACAACAGGACAAACTGTGTTCTCCTGTGCTGGCAGTGCTGCCATCTGACCCTTTTGCAGCCCGACTCCTGTTCCAAGCACTACAGTATTTGTGGAGAATGGCTCCTACTGGTTTTTCTCTAATGTTTCCCAACTTGCACTAAAAGATGCATTTGGTGGAACTTTACCACATGGTTCCTGGACCCACAAATGGAGCTAATGTGTATAAATAGCTCCTGTCCATTTAACGACCCCTTATTTATGTGTTGCCGTCTGCAGAGATATTTAGCAATGTTGTTGAACATTTCACAAAAGTTTGATGTGTTCTCCCATCCAGTATGTAACGGAGAAGGTGCTGGGAAGCCATATGCCAGGTCCGCCTCAGGAAGTCCTATTCCATGTGTGTGAAGGGTGCAGCCTTTGTATTGTGAGTCCTAAAGGCATTACTGCTAATTACCTATTCACTTAGAATTGATTTGATTTGAATTGATTTGATTAGGGACTTCAGGGGATGCTTAGACTTAATTTGCTGAAGACAATAGGTAATTAATGGACAAACATCCTTCCAAGCTTGAATAATGATTACAATAAGCTGTTTATGATCTTCCCATTACACACGCCcatactaataggccctacacacttggcgatattctgaaagatatgaactcgttcatatctttcagtgtggagacttaagcgatgaacgatgcgcggccccgcgctcgttcatcgctggtccgccgtcggctgtacatgcaggccaatatggacgatcttgtccatatttgcctgcacttcaatgcagccgggtaacGGGGGGAGAGAAGAAACTTCCCTCCCCCCGCCAgtgctcccccgccgccgggtcggccgtatccgccatcgggcagctcggcggcggaacggccagtgtgtagggcttattACAGGAATAACCCATTTCACAGGCACTGTCCTAATGTTGTGCCATCAATATGTACAGGCAGGCCAAAAACTGAAGCCTTACCTTACTTCTATGCAACATATTGATCTAATAAAGCGTAGAGGtgtggtggcacagtggttagcactgcTGCAGAGTTTCCCaagctctgccattacagtccaggttttaaggatattcatgcttcaGCATGTGACTatgaggcccatttatcaaacaatatttgcggCTATTGAACTGGTGTTTTCGGGGctagccacaaatattaagtatcccctgaatgtatgtaggagggaccgTATCtgatatctccgatacctgctgcgaccCCTTCATTCCCGCTGGCAGCCGCATCcccccataggtttctacaggggatgcgatgctgccagatttaccattattcggaatgcaaagcattcccgatattggcccCCCCCCTGCAGCTACCGTCATCTGAACATGGCAGTAGACTGTTGTAGCCTATGGGTACACATCGTAGGTGTAGTTTCGGAACCCTCCGCCAGCAATGGCCAAAGTGTATGCACGGTCAGCGGGGACACCACACCAAGCACATCACAAGGACTggctcctttcagagcccctgtgCCGAGTGATACACTCACCTGATGTGATTGCATTCTGTAATGCGACCTTGAGCGGTAACATTGCGCCCAGATCGCATTGGAAATGTGATTTTGATAAATGCCacccttaattagcacctcagtccatTTGATGAAACCATCTGTACTGAAGCAggactatccttaaaacctggactgtatagGCAGAGTTTGGGAATTTGCTGCATCACAGTACTGGGGTCTTGAATTCAAATTCCCAACCAGGGCctgatatgtgtggagtttgtatgtactcatcATGTTTTAGTGAGTTTCCTCTGAGTACTCCGTTtgttcccacattccaaaaatatacttgtagatgAGATGGATATACTCCCCAATGGGTGATATCACATGACACTTTTGCCAAGCAGTAATAACCTTTGACTTATCCTAACTAAAATAAAATCACTGAGACTTatataagagggggggggggggggggagagagagagagagagagagagagagaggagatcagCTTTCTTAGAATGAAAGTATATAGATTTGTTAGAGGAAAGTATGGTGGAGAAGAAAGAATGGCGCAGCTCGCTGTATCTGCCAATATTACTAAACAGGACTAGGATACTGGAGCAACTGCTGAACCCATCACACAAATCACCCAGCTGGCGGCTGCACTGTGCCTCACGATCACTACATTGACTGGTGCCTCTCTAataattgtgggggggggggggggggggagagatgctcCCTTGGCCCCTCCCCCCACCTGTGCCACCAGGAATGCACACATCACACTGAAGATACACTTGCTACACGTCCATAGAAACATTACCTCCTGCCTTATAAAGATAGGTGTGAAGCCATACACCCTCTGGGTCTACATTCCTGGCCAGCAAATAAAATGCCTTCTGTCtttcttgagagagagagagagagagagagagagagagagagagagagagagagagagagagagagagagagagagagagaagagaatatTGATTTGACCATATTATTTTAGTAAATGTCAAAGTTGTATTTTCAATATAAACTGTGATTAGATACAAACTATGAACACATGAAACACGAATATTTGTTGTGTAGCCTTTTAGAAATCACATGGCAGTTTTCTCTCCTGCTGTAGTCTACATGGGGAGAATTAAGTCATGCATATAATATGATCAGTGGcgcaagttcatcccagttgcccggaggcaagataaatattggtgcccccccctatatttagataaatatatgtatgtatgtatgtatgtatgtatgtatgtatgtgtgcgtggagtgttctgaatttttttttatatactgtatatacatttcattgtcttttattttaaatcacagatttcttagcagtcatacctagaattagaacccatgacctgttacactgacagcagacactttactaatggagctatttgctcctgtacagttaACAtgataattttaactatatgaagttacgtgtaattgtcagagaagtaacttcatatagttagaattctcatatttcctatacaggagcaaacagtgcttccagtgtaataggtcatggtttctaatcctgggaaaATATGTATCTACTGTATAATAAAAAAGGGTGtgatgatttgtaaggtgcagggaccagtgaggaagttggccactgtagagatagtggcagctatcaattcacttaattcaatggtgtcacagaacgggaggagaggtgccccccttcagagcaggagcccggcggcagatgactccgttgcctcccagagttacgcctctgaatATGATGTACTTCTAGCTGGCGTGTTCAATACACAAATGAACACGATCAGCCAATCATCACTGTCACGGTGTATGATTGCTCCGCCCCCCAGCACCCACAAGAGATAAGCAAGACGCATCTGCAGCTGTGCCCATGTCTAATTGAATTGCAGGTGATTGCGCCCATACTGTATTTGGCTAATGCTTGCCCGTCCCTTTACACCCCTGCTCCGTCTCTCCATGTGTAATTAGATAGACATtgatgcacatagggggtaattccaagttgatcgcagcaggattttttatagcaactgggcaaaaccatgtgcactgcaggggaggcagatataacatgtgcagaaagagttagatttgggtggggtgtgttcaatctgcaatctaatttgcagtgtaaaaataaagcagccagtatttaccctgcacagaaacaatataacccacccaaatctaactctttctgcacatgttatatctgcctcccctgcagtgcacatggttttgcccagttgctatcaaaaatcctgctgcgaacaacttggaattacccccataaaacaCATGTGCACTACAGAAATGAGTATCTTCCATAGCAAAATAAATCCATCTCtaataccccgttcacactgcaccaaaaACACGGTATTGACTCAGGattttgccgggtcgacacgggtcgctgtgcagtgtgaaccacTGCTGAATTCCCAGGttacctgacccagtaattcaacccgggaataaaggagggttattcccgggtcaggcgcagtgtgaaaggGTTACCCGGATCGATGCGACCTGTCactcgttcacagcatagggagaggcggcgctggaacgGATCTCTTCTCCAGCGCCACCTCCATCTCCGCCTTCGCCCCTGCCTCCGCCCCCGGATGGCAAGTGCCGGGTCGGGAAGCTCACCCTTTTCACATTGATCAGGTCCAATATCGGGTCACACCCGGAAAGAACCCGTTTTCAACTCCCGTGTGTGACCCGGCAATGGCAATGTGACCGGGGTATAAATGATCCTCAGGTGTCTCCACCTACAATTACTGTGAGGAGCTCTGGTTATCAATGTCATCAGCAGGGCACTACACTATTAATAAACGTCTCATTTGttaacggtatccggatgataggacaacagtcaataggttgaccccatatggtagaCATGCTTTAGGTTGACAGGGCCTAAACATCGCCATGCATAAAATCACCTTAGAAATGTTTAAGCTTGCCAGTTACCCTCTGAAGGCCCCATACATATGCCTGCCATTTCCCTGATTCTCTGATGCGGCTGGAACCGCCGATCAAAGGCTATCGATGATCGGTAATCCATCGGGGAATCAGGGACATTCTGCACTGTAAAAATCCCTGATTTGACTATCCCAtcacatacttaccgacaatctggctgccacctccgggaggaggcagccaggtcggagcagtgGGGGCGTGGCGAGGATGGATGACGATGTTTAGGGGCGGGATTGGGGGCGTAACCGCATGTTCGTGTCACCTTGGTCCAGCCCCCTGACTAGCAACGccgataatattggcattgcaaggctTGGGGCGGGGCCGGGATGACGCGAATCGTGTCATCTGACCCGCGGACCTCCAACTTTGACTGCGACATAGGGACTTTGACAGGGGATTCAGGAGGGTTGCGGGCGGCGGGCGCTCGGCCGGGAcacttgcccactcttctggggtgccgggagcgccacccgattttcgggagcctcctggccattccgggagagtaggcaagtatgtcccatCAGGATCATGGAATTGAGATCTTTAAACCTGCTGAATATTCCCGATTCCCCAACCCGGCATCAGGGGACAGAGATTGCAGCAATCCGATGCAGATGTATTTACTGAGGGATTCTATACTCTGCTTTTTATTCCATTTTATACCCTTAGGCTACTCACATAAAAGTATTTTTTTACCTACCAACCTTTCCCCATGTCATTACATACATAGcgtcatacatacactgctcaaaaaataaagggaacactaaaataacacatcctagatctgaatgaatgaaatattcttattaaatactttgttctttacatagttgaatgtgctgacaacaaaatcacacaaaaatgatcaatggaaatcaaatttattaacccacggaggtctggatttggagtcacacaaaatgaaagtggaaaaacaccctacaggctgatccaactttgatgtaatgtccttaaaacaagtaaaaatgaggctcagtagtgtctgtggcctccacgtgcctgtatgacctccctacaatgcccgggcatgctcctgatgaggtggcggatggtctcctgagggatctcctcccagacctggactaaagcatccgccaactcctggacagtctgtggtgcaacgtggcgttggtggatggagcgagacatgatgtcccagatgtgctaaattggattcaggtctggggaacgggcgggccagtccatagcatcaatgccttcgtcttgcaggaactgctgacacactccagccacatgaggtctagcattgtcttgcattagggggaacccagggccaaccgcaccagcatatggtctcacaaggggtctgaggatctcatctcggtacctaatggtagtcaggctacctctggcaagcacatggagggctgtgcggccccccaaagaaatgcccaacttgttttaaggacattacatcaaagttggatcagcctgtagcgtgtttttccactttaattttgagtgtgactccaaatccagacctccatgggttaataaatttgatttccattgataatttttgtgtgattttgttgtcagcacattcaactatgtaaagagcaaagtatttaataagaatatttcattcattcagatctaggatgtgttattttagtgttccctttatttttttgagcagtgtacatagtcATACATACAtagcatcatacatacatacatacatagtcatacatgcatgcatgcatacatacatacatacatacatagcatcaTACATagagtcatacatacatacatacatagcgtcATACATACATAGcatcatacatacaaacatacatacatagagtcatacatacatgcatgcatgcatacacagagtcatacatacatacatacatacatacatagagtcatacatacatgtatacatacatccacagagtcatacatacatgcatgcatacacagagtcatacatacatacatacatacatacatacatacatacatagagtcatacatacatgtatacatacatccacagagtcatacatacatacatagctgcTTGTGGGCACTTTCTTATTACTATGTGAAAGTGGATATTACCACAAATGGAATTGTCAGTGTTTGCACATAGCATTTGGAACCTGGCGCacgtgtagccatcttctccctgcTATAGGACAGAGGCAATTTGTTGGAAGGGCCTCAGCTTCTGCAATATGCCAGGCTCACAGTAGTGCCGGTATAGTGTGTGCCTGGCAGCAGTGCCCATGTAGTGTGTTGCTGCCAGCCGTgcccatgtagtgtgtggctgccagCAGTGCACACACATGTACATGATAAATATGaggtacacacacacatgcccgtaaTAAATATATGATGTGTACACACATGTACATGATAAATATATtgcgtgtacacacacatgtacatgataAATATATGAGGTAAACACATGTACATGATAAATATGACGTATACACACACATGTAAATGAtaaatatatcacacacacacacacacacacacacacacacacacacacacacacacacacacacacacacacacacacacacctgataaATATATGATGTGTACACTCATATGTACACGATAAATATATCAATTATGACAAAAGTATTTTACTTTTGACTCCAATTATATTTTCCCCTCTAAAAGCTGCTGAAATTAGATGCAAACCAAATTTACACACTGACAGCAGAAAACTTAGTTTAATCAACGTTATTTTGTACTGTTAGCTAATTGCATTTCCTGTGTAAACATGAGATGTGTATAATATGGCTTAGTTACATCCTACTTTGACACAAGCCTGCAGTACATTAGCTGGACCCCAGCTGGGAGCACTGTAACAGCAACTTCATTTGTGCAACCTCAGTGACCATTTGTCGCGGAGACACGGAGAATGGGGAAGGGAGGGTGAGGTGTGAAGCCTATTTGCATATCACAGGCCATGTAACCTGAGGGGAGAGAGTCTCCTTGTACACATCTGCAGGACAGAGCTCCAGGACTTATACCTGCGCTATTAGTACAGCCTGAAGGCTACAGAGACACTGACAATGCTTGGTGCCCAGACAGTGCTCTTGCTGGGTCTGTGTGTTTCATTATGCTTTGGAGAAATGGGACAATTCTACACCTATGAAGAGGAACCACCTGGGACAGTGATTGCAGTCCTGTCACAACACTCAATGTTTAACTCTACATATGGTTCTGCTGCTAAATTCCGTCTCATGAAGCAGATGAACAGCTCCTTCATCCAGGTCCGGGAGAGTGATGGCCAGCTGAGTATTGTGCAGAAGATAGACCGGGAGAAGATCTGCAGAAGGTCTCCAAGCTGTCACCTGACTCTGGACTTGGGAAGCTTCTCCACCGAGCACTTCAGGCTGTTTAACGTTAAAGTGGAGGTGAGAGACATCAATGACCACAGTCCCCATTTCCCCAGCTCTGAGATACACCTGGATGTTTCTGAGGCCGCTTCGGTGGGCACCAGGATCCCTTTGCCAATGGCAGTGGATGAAGATATAGGGCTACACTCTGTGCAGGACTATCTCCTCTCAGCTAACACGCACTTCGGCATTGATATACAGACCAGAGCAGATGGACTGAAGTATGCAGACTTGGTTCTAATGAAAGAGCTGGACAGGGAAATGCAGTCATCCTACACTTTGGAGCTAGTGGCCACTGATGGAGGAAgccctgctctcactggcagtgCAATAGTTGAGCTCCGTGTCCTGGACTTCAATGACAACAGTCCAGAGTTTGAAGAGAGTTCTGTCACTGTGGACTTGATGGAGGACGCGCCAGCAGGACATCTCTTGATAGACCTCAACGCCCTTGACCCAGATGAAGGTCCCAACGGAGACATCGTCTACGGCTTCAGTCACCAGGTGTCTCAGGAGGTCCGTGAGCTCTTCAAAATCCATCCAAAATACGGGGGTGTAACTTTGGTAGGTGAGGTTGATTTTGAAACCAAGCAATCTTATGAGTTTGATGTTCAGGCTCAGGATTTCGGATCTAATCCGCTAAGTGCCACCTGTAGAGTTACTGTGCGCGTTGTAGATGTAAATGACAATGCTCCAGCCATCACTATTAATCCTCTGACCTCCAGCAAGCATGGAGTAGCCTACATCAGCGAGGCAGCTGCTAAAGGCAGTTTCATTGCACTGATCAGCACCTCGGACATAGACTCTGGATTAAATGGCAAAGTCCACTGCACCCTTCATGGCCATGGTCACTTCCAGCTGCAACAAGCCTACGAGGACAGCTTCATGATCGTCACCACCACACTTCTAGACCGAGAATCTGTAGCTGAGTACAAACTGACGCTGGTGGCTGAAGACCTAGGTTCCCCCCCATTGACGACCAAAACCCAGTACACCATCCAGGTAACTGATGAGAACGACAATGCTCCTTCATTTACTGAACCTCTGTATGAAGTGTCTGT
Coding sequences within:
- the LOC134949750 gene encoding protocadherin-8-like encodes the protein MLGAQTVLLLGLCVSLCFGEMGQFYTYEEEPPGTVIAVLSQHSMFNSTYGSAAKFRLMKQMNSSFIQVRESDGQLSIVQKIDREKICRRSPSCHLTLDLGSFSTEHFRLFNVKVEVRDINDHSPHFPSSEIHLDVSEAASVGTRIPLPMAVDEDIGLHSVQDYLLSANTHFGIDIQTRADGLKYADLVLMKELDREMQSSYTLELVATDGGSPALTGSAIVELRVLDFNDNSPEFEESSVTVDLMEDAPAGHLLIDLNALDPDEGPNGDIVYGFSHQVSQEVRELFKIHPKYGGVTLVGEVDFETKQSYEFDVQAQDFGSNPLSATCRVTVRVVDVNDNAPAITINPLTSSKHGVAYISEAAAKGSFIALISTSDIDSGLNGKVHCTLHGHGHFQLQQAYEDSFMIVTTTLLDRESVAEYKLTLVAEDLGSPPLTTKTQYTIQVTDENDNAPSFTEPLYEVSVLENNAPGAYITTVLARDPDFQQNGKITYRLLEGKTLGQSWSTFVAIDGDSGVLRAVRSLDYEKLRELDLEIEASDCGVPKFSARTQLKIKIIDQNDSPPVITSPLQDNGSAHVLLPAGAPENYLVLRVKAVDADDGQNAQLSYTIQHDKHRLFTINSESGEVSLRRRLRPVQDKDLSIVVAVYDHGRPSLSCNATLRFILTEATPSKVEIVIMQPSEVEQHHHQQIDMSTIFIAVLSGGCALLLVAILFVAFSCKKRSDRSKQLEEPETGLETEGTLLNASTHLRGSNPTSIDSCQLSLSTESENCSESTGRGVCKDLHSTSSVSTF